A stretch of the Pedobacter sp. MC2016-14 genome encodes the following:
- a CDS encoding SusC/RagA family TonB-linked outer membrane protein, producing the protein MNKKLLLILFLLGLGLAGYGQKQTTLTGQVLDQKDGLPIPGASVFVDNAVIGEKSSVPNVIQNSAIGTVTDSKGNFTLNVPEGTQNVRISYLGYNSILVNVVNKTRINVSLIASSNILGEVIVNGYTSTAKRKNTTATAVLDYTQIRQSGVSGIDQMLEGQVAGVAVTSLSGGPSSAPKIRIRGTVSLNGGQDPLWVLDGIPLEGTNLPNNLMDKENIDQLRNLPIAGLNPDDIADITILKDAAATAIYGARAANGVIVITTKKGKKGPVAINFSANTFIAERPDFSKLNLMNASEKIDFELGLASRSDLTYRENQGAVTRILNSNGELQNYRTNGFSALSSVSQQAINNLRQNNTDWGKELYQSALNQQYTLGLSGGNDQATYYFSGGYYNEKGTTIGTGLERYNMTLKTDYNISNKLKFGASVFASKTKRNGYLTETDGYTNVSRYGRNVNPYQIVRNADGSYKYDEDIFGASNLSGDVLVPFNVIEERNNTRNTLDNKSIKSILSLDYQIYKDLNLHSELGLQFEDTGVEKYGSADSYFGRKYREGTRYYNSTTKKYEYFLPVGGIIQNQLTSFFQYNWKSLLQYKKVIAEKHEIEALAGTEFRRNNNEDIFTKGFGYNERTLTNQNIAFPANSSEVDNANYRTYQKLKLENAYASFYGTLSYTYNRKYTAYGSVRYDGSDLFGVDPKYKYLPIYSVSAAWNANEEDFVKNIKAISNLRLRSSYGIQGNIDKNTSPFIVGAYDNVSILPGQNENAIVVTSPPNNKLRWEKTTTFNAGLDLGLFNNALQITFDYYNRNSKDLIGTQALSLENGFEFTNSNFAQVKNKGLELTISTRNVSNKQFQWFTDLTIAHNKSKVVRENVRDNQYTPSREGYPVNALFVLKTSGLDANGIPQFVKDGQTISLENFYKLYDPYADIFPGELTASALTNKDFRNLFTYAGDRDPKYTGGLTNRFRYANFDLAVTAIFNIDQMKLSAPIYNPTMVDRGMNYSREILNAWTPGNTSATLPQIFGRDTGDGSRWMAYNWLNTGDPVNTYQNLDIFAKKMSYVRINSIRLGYSLPSKIAGKVKANTLRFSVEGRNLFVFGTNYDGYFDPETYGSIYAQPITRSISIGLNATF; encoded by the coding sequence ATGAATAAAAAATTACTCTTAATACTCTTCCTGCTGGGCCTTGGCCTTGCTGGTTATGGTCAGAAGCAAACTACCCTTACCGGGCAGGTTCTGGACCAAAAGGATGGCTTACCTATTCCGGGTGCTTCTGTATTTGTAGATAATGCAGTAATAGGCGAAAAAAGCTCGGTGCCTAACGTCATTCAAAATTCAGCTATTGGTACAGTTACAGATAGTAAAGGTAACTTTACGTTAAACGTGCCAGAAGGCACTCAAAATGTGCGCATAAGTTACCTTGGATATAACTCTATTTTGGTAAATGTTGTTAATAAAACAAGAATTAATGTTTCTTTGATAGCTAGCAGCAACATACTGGGGGAAGTGATTGTGAATGGTTATACCAGTACTGCAAAACGTAAAAATACCACCGCTACTGCGGTATTGGATTATACGCAGATCCGCCAATCCGGGGTCTCGGGGATTGATCAAATGCTTGAAGGTCAAGTAGCCGGTGTAGCAGTAACTTCCTTAAGTGGTGGTCCATCATCGGCACCAAAAATCAGGATCAGGGGAACCGTTTCATTGAATGGAGGTCAGGACCCCCTATGGGTATTAGATGGGATTCCATTGGAGGGCACCAATCTTCCAAACAACCTTATGGATAAGGAAAACATTGATCAGTTGAGAAACCTGCCTATTGCTGGGTTAAATCCGGATGATATTGCAGATATAACCATCTTGAAAGATGCTGCTGCAACTGCTATTTACGGAGCAAGGGCGGCTAACGGCGTTATTGTTATCACTACCAAAAAAGGTAAAAAAGGTCCGGTAGCAATCAATTTCAGCGCGAATACTTTTATCGCAGAACGTCCGGATTTTAGTAAGCTTAACCTGATGAATGCTTCAGAGAAAATAGACTTTGAGTTGGGACTGGCGTCCAGATCAGATCTTACTTATCGTGAAAATCAAGGAGCTGTAACCCGAATTCTAAATTCAAACGGGGAATTACAAAATTACCGTACAAATGGATTCAGTGCATTAAGCTCAGTAAGTCAGCAGGCCATCAACAACCTTAGACAAAATAATACAGATTGGGGAAAGGAGCTCTATCAGTCTGCCCTTAACCAGCAATATACACTAGGCCTATCAGGGGGTAACGATCAGGCGACCTATTATTTTTCTGGTGGTTATTATAACGAAAAGGGAACAACAATTGGTACGGGGCTTGAGCGGTACAACATGACTTTAAAAACTGACTATAACATTTCAAATAAACTGAAGTTTGGGGCCTCTGTTTTTGCTTCAAAAACAAAACGTAATGGTTATTTAACAGAAACGGACGGTTATACTAATGTATCAAGATATGGACGTAACGTTAATCCTTACCAAATTGTGAGGAATGCAGATGGCTCTTATAAATACGATGAGGACATCTTTGGCGCCAGTAATTTATCTGGTGATGTATTGGTACCTTTTAACGTGATCGAAGAAAGAAATAATACGAGAAATACGCTGGACAATAAAAGCATAAAAAGTATTTTGAGTTTAGATTACCAGATCTATAAAGACCTGAATTTGCATTCAGAATTAGGCTTGCAGTTTGAAGACACCGGCGTTGAGAAATATGGTTCAGCTGATTCGTACTTTGGACGTAAATACAGAGAAGGTACAAGGTACTATAATTCAACTACAAAAAAGTATGAATACTTTTTACCTGTAGGTGGTATCATTCAAAATCAGCTGACCTCTTTTTTCCAGTACAACTGGAAAAGTTTACTGCAGTACAAAAAAGTGATTGCTGAAAAACATGAAATTGAGGCACTTGCAGGTACTGAATTTAGAAGGAACAATAATGAAGATATATTTACAAAGGGCTTCGGTTATAACGAACGCACTTTAACCAATCAAAACATTGCTTTTCCTGCTAATTCATCGGAGGTAGACAATGCAAATTATAGAACTTATCAAAAACTAAAGCTTGAAAATGCATATGCATCTTTTTACGGAACATTGTCTTATACCTATAACCGTAAATATACCGCTTACGGAAGTGTTCGTTATGACGGCTCAGATTTATTTGGGGTAGATCCTAAATACAAATATTTGCCTATTTATTCTGTATCTGCAGCTTGGAATGCAAATGAAGAAGATTTTGTTAAAAACATCAAAGCAATTTCAAACTTGCGTTTACGTAGTTCTTATGGTATTCAGGGTAATATAGATAAAAATACATCGCCGTTTATTGTTGGTGCATATGACAATGTTAGCATTTTACCTGGTCAGAATGAAAATGCAATTGTTGTAACCAGTCCACCAAACAACAAACTACGTTGGGAAAAAACAACAACCTTTAATGCAGGTCTAGACCTTGGTTTATTTAACAATGCATTACAAATTACCTTTGATTATTACAATCGTAACAGTAAAGACTTGATTGGTACTCAGGCGCTTTCATTAGAGAATGGTTTTGAATTTACCAATTCTAACTTTGCACAGGTAAAAAATAAAGGATTAGAGTTAACTATTTCTACCAGAAACGTCAGCAACAAACAATTCCAATGGTTCACTGATCTAACTATTGCGCATAATAAAAGCAAAGTAGTGAGAGAAAATGTGAGAGACAATCAGTATACCCCTTCTCGCGAAGGTTATCCAGTGAATGCGCTGTTTGTATTAAAAACGTCGGGTTTAGATGCCAATGGAATTCCTCAATTTGTTAAAGACGGACAAACCATTTCTCTGGAGAATTTCTATAAGTTATATGATCCTTATGCAGATATATTCCCGGGTGAGTTGACAGCCAGTGCATTGACCAATAAGGATTTTCGTAATTTGTTTACCTATGCCGGTGATAGAGATCCAAAATATACAGGTGGGTTAACAAACCGTTTCCGATATGCTAATTTTGATCTTGCAGTTACTGCAATCTTCAATATCGACCAGATGAAGCTAAGCGCTCCTATATATAATCCTACAATGGTAGACCGTGGGATGAATTATTCAAGAGAGATACTGAATGCCTGGACACCGGGAAATACCAGCGCAACATTACCGCAAATCTTTGGTCGTGATACCGGTGACGGCAGCAGATGGATGGCTTATAACTGGTTGAATACTGGTGATCCGGTAAATACCTATCAAAATCTGGATATTTTTGCAAAAAAAATGAGTTATGTGCGAATCAACAGCATCCGTTTGGGCTATAGCCTTCCTTCTAAAATTGCAGGGAAAGTAAAAGCGAATACGCTAAGGTTTAGTGTAGAGGGAAGAAACTTGTTTGTATTTGGTACGAACTATGATGGTTATTTTGATCCCGAGACCTATGGCAGTATTTATGCGCAGCCGATTACAAGGAGTATTTCTATTGGTTTAAACGCAACATTTTAG
- a CDS encoding LytTR family DNA-binding domain-containing protein, producing MNVLIIEDEELAALTLQDMLLFINPNIQVLAVLGTVEAAVNWLQNHNADLLFMDIHLGDGESFEIFQQVKISSPVIFTTAYDQYTLKAFKNQGIDYLLKPFDEEDVSAALKKLNTIRKTTAPMVPRVFELSETESNQKIRSRFMVKLGNLIKTVQSDEIAYFMADDKYLFLVTKDKQNYIIDETVGSLEPQLNASHFFRINRKFIVHINAIKEMYKLSRSRIRIVLSPLPIGGIEVVVSEERAEAFKNWLNQ from the coding sequence ATGAATGTACTAATTATTGAGGATGAAGAACTGGCAGCTTTAACGCTGCAGGATATGCTCTTGTTCATTAATCCCAATATACAAGTATTGGCCGTTTTAGGAACCGTAGAAGCAGCTGTAAACTGGCTGCAAAATCATAATGCAGACCTGTTGTTTATGGACATCCACTTGGGTGATGGAGAAAGTTTTGAGATCTTTCAGCAGGTTAAAATAAGCAGCCCTGTTATATTTACTACTGCATATGATCAATACACCTTGAAAGCATTTAAAAATCAAGGCATAGACTATCTGTTGAAACCGTTTGATGAAGAGGATGTAAGTGCTGCTTTAAAAAAGTTGAATACAATCCGTAAAACTACAGCTCCGATGGTGCCAAGGGTTTTTGAGCTATCCGAAACTGAAAGTAACCAAAAAATAAGAAGCCGTTTTATGGTTAAACTCGGTAATTTGATCAAGACTGTACAGTCTGATGAGATTGCTTATTTCATGGCGGATGATAAATACTTGTTTTTAGTAACTAAGGACAAGCAAAATTACATCATTGACGAAACTGTTGGAAGTTTGGAACCACAGTTGAATGCATCGCATTTCTTTCGCATCAACAGAAAATTCATTGTGCATATCAATGCCATTAAGGAGATGTACAAACTCTCAAGAAGCCGCATTCGCATTGTGCTGTCGCCTTTGCCTATCGGTGGAATTGAAGTGGTAGTAAGTGAGGAACGGGCAGAAGCTTTCAAAAACTGGTTAAACCAGTGA
- a CDS encoding RagB/SusD family nutrient uptake outer membrane protein — protein sequence MKNILKISTLLMVLLTLGSCKKYLDIEPTGRVIPTSADDFRALLTSAYSGFPAQKSLVALRTDELILDEYGTDFPGLRDIYKWNDNTPDEITYQYPYVGLYTTIFYANEVISNIEAKAGKSAVTDQLKGEAYLLRAYTHFELLNLYAKPYNRATAATDRGIALALKMDLEQNYTLSTVAEVYAQILADIAEGQKFLNVNTWESGRNYRFSTRSALALQARVYEYMGDWTNALSTVQKVLTPSNSNLEDLNTSGALLPNHYQSKENILSLDQAFNNVLSNSTYISEHLLGIYDRTNDLRFSMYFSKLGGDYVSKKGNSDALKITFRNGEMYLIQAEAALQTGNTSIALKSLLDLKAKRLKPDYYATESARISALGSAALLQEILAERERELALEGHRWFDLRRYGQPSITHSVNFEDFTLQKNDPRYTIRFPASAIANNPNLQ from the coding sequence ATGAAAAATATTCTGAAAATAAGTACCCTGCTAATGGTCTTGCTGACCTTAGGCAGCTGTAAAAAATACCTTGACATTGAGCCTACAGGAAGAGTGATTCCTACTTCGGCAGATGATTTTAGAGCCCTGTTAACTAGCGCTTATTCTGGTTTCCCTGCTCAAAAATCGTTGGTAGCCCTCCGTACGGATGAGTTGATCTTGGATGAGTATGGAACGGACTTTCCAGGTTTACGCGACATTTACAAGTGGAACGATAATACGCCAGATGAGATTACCTACCAATATCCTTATGTTGGGCTATACACCACTATTTTTTACGCTAACGAAGTAATTTCTAATATAGAAGCTAAAGCGGGGAAAAGTGCAGTTACAGACCAGCTAAAAGGCGAGGCTTATTTGTTGAGGGCATATACCCACTTTGAACTGCTAAATCTATATGCAAAGCCGTACAACAGGGCAACTGCTGCAACTGATCGTGGAATAGCACTTGCATTGAAAATGGATTTGGAGCAAAATTATACACTTTCAACTGTTGCAGAGGTTTATGCGCAAATTTTGGCTGACATTGCTGAAGGGCAAAAGTTTTTAAACGTAAATACTTGGGAAAGTGGGAGAAATTATCGTTTTAGCACACGTTCTGCATTGGCTTTACAAGCAAGGGTATATGAATATATGGGCGACTGGACAAATGCATTAAGCACTGTTCAAAAAGTATTGACACCGAGTAACAGTAACCTGGAAGATCTGAATACAAGTGGGGCATTATTGCCTAACCACTACCAATCTAAAGAAAATATTCTTTCGTTGGATCAGGCTTTTAATAATGTGCTATCAAATTCAACCTATATTTCTGAGCATTTACTTGGTATTTATGATCGTACAAATGATCTGCGCTTTTCCATGTATTTTAGTAAACTTGGTGGGGATTACGTATCCAAAAAGGGTAATTCTGACGCATTGAAGATTACTTTTAGAAATGGGGAAATGTATCTGATCCAGGCAGAAGCTGCCCTGCAAACCGGAAATACAAGCATTGCATTGAAAAGCTTATTAGACTTAAAAGCCAAACGTCTAAAGCCTGATTATTATGCAACAGAAAGCGCAAGAATTTCGGCACTTGGTTCGGCAGCACTATTGCAAGAAATTTTAGCGGAGAGAGAAAGGGAATTGGCATTAGAAGGTCACCGCTGGTTTGATTTAAGACGTTATGGCCAACCATCGATTACACATTCTGTAAACTTTGAGGATTTTACCCTGCAAAAAAATGATCCGCGATATACTATCCGTTTTCCTGCATCTGCCATTGCAAACAATCCCAATTTGCAATAA
- a CDS encoding glycoside hydrolase family 30 beta sandwich domain-containing protein, translated as MRLTSICLLIAVALGACAPKKEIKGTNGSVAFWLTTGDKTSLLAKQEDLPLYTGSNNAPTIEIDETQTYQSIDGFGFTLTGGSATLINALPAAEKQALIKELFSAEGNGIGSSYLRISIGASDLSTDSFTYNDLPAGETDINQDKFSIAEEQKDLIPVLKMIVAVNPSIKILGSPWSAPTWMKTNNSFKGGSLKPEFYASYAKYFIKYLAAMKAQGINIDAITIQNEPLHPGNVPSMYMEAADQAVFIKKALGPAFKSAGIKTKIILYDHNADKPEYPISILNDADARQYVDGSAFHLYGGDISALTKVHDAHPDKNLYFTEQWVGGPGNFPEDLKWHVSTLIIGATRNWSRNVLEWNLAADPAYNPHTDGGCTSCLGAITISPAISRNVAYYVIGHAAKFVTPGSVRIASNITSRLENVAFKTPQGKIILIVTNNNATAQNFNIKSKGKTVQTNLPEGAVGTYVF; from the coding sequence ATGAGATTGACCAGCATTTGCCTGCTCATAGCAGTGGCTTTAGGAGCTTGTGCACCTAAAAAGGAAATTAAGGGAACTAATGGTAGTGTAGCCTTTTGGTTAACTACAGGCGATAAAACGTCGCTTTTAGCCAAACAGGAAGATCTTCCTTTATATACAGGTAGTAACAATGCACCAACTATTGAAATCGATGAAACTCAAACCTATCAAAGTATTGATGGGTTTGGGTTTACCCTAACGGGTGGCAGCGCTACGCTCATCAATGCACTTCCAGCGGCAGAGAAACAAGCCCTTATTAAAGAGCTCTTTTCTGCTGAAGGTAATGGAATTGGCAGCAGCTATCTGCGCATCAGCATTGGTGCCTCAGACTTAAGTACAGACAGTTTTACGTACAACGACCTGCCTGCCGGCGAAACAGACATCAATCAGGATAAATTTTCCATCGCTGAAGAGCAAAAAGATTTAATTCCTGTCCTAAAAATGATTGTTGCCGTTAATCCATCCATTAAAATTTTAGGCTCGCCCTGGTCGGCACCTACCTGGATGAAAACCAATAATAGTTTTAAAGGTGGTAGTCTTAAACCAGAGTTTTATGCTTCTTATGCCAAGTACTTTATCAAATACCTGGCGGCAATGAAAGCACAAGGTATTAATATTGATGCCATCACCATACAAAATGAGCCGCTACACCCTGGTAATGTTCCAAGCATGTACATGGAGGCAGCAGATCAGGCCGTATTTATCAAAAAAGCATTAGGCCCGGCTTTTAAAAGTGCGGGCATAAAAACAAAGATTATCTTGTATGATCATAACGCAGATAAGCCTGAGTACCCGATTAGTATCTTGAATGATGCTGATGCCAGGCAATATGTGGATGGCTCTGCCTTTCATCTGTATGGTGGCGACATCAGTGCCTTAACAAAAGTGCACGATGCCCATCCAGATAAAAACCTGTACTTTACAGAACAGTGGGTTGGCGGGCCCGGTAATTTCCCGGAAGATTTAAAATGGCATGTTTCTACACTTATCATTGGAGCCACAAGAAACTGGAGCAGAAATGTATTGGAATGGAACCTGGCCGCAGATCCGGCTTACAACCCTCATACCGATGGCGGATGTACCAGTTGTCTTGGTGCCATCACCATAAGCCCGGCAATCAGCCGTAACGTTGCGTATTATGTAATTGGCCATGCCGCTAAGTTTGTAACACCAGGTTCGGTTAGGATAGCATCCAATATCACTAGCCGCCTGGAAAACGTAGCCTTTAAAACGCCGCAGGGTAAAATCATTTTAATTGTTACCAATAATAACGCTACCGCACAAAACTTTAACATCAAAAGTAAAGGTAAAACAGTGCAAACAAATTTACCGGAAGGTGCGGTTGGCACTTACGTTTTTTAA
- a CDS encoding RagB/SusD family nutrient uptake outer membrane protein has translation MKLKIYSMIAVGALAMTFISCKKEFLDKQPFGNQATPDVAFADAAAAEKLLQGAYDGMYNEYHIMDFLTNGDAIADNCYAGGDNPANIQLDKFTVTNTNANVTRDWTQLYKDIKNCNLITDNVPGIEDATLDIGDRRKQILAEARILRGYMYFNLVRLWGSVPLVTKIPTTTAEFQPPKASVDAIYAQIIADLEYGVANAKTTSANKGIVTKGVANALLAKVYATKPNADWSKVLEYTNATIANGYSLIGYDQLWDSQHDNNSEAIWEMQYDGWGGLHGNWMPSQLFGAGWKKFNTPTNDLIATYDAEGDVVRKASSILYDGIGWDDDYWKVAAQYPHIRKYRADDKSDTYIIRLADILLLKAEAQNELSTTGWSQAKTIVDQIRLRVNLGATPAASQAAMRLALEKERRLELAFEGHRWFDLLRTNRAITVMNAQTANGVNLNYNVTAAKLLLPIPQTEIDRNQNLR, from the coding sequence ATGAAACTCAAAATATATTCAATGATCGCAGTGGGTGCTCTGGCAATGACATTCATCAGCTGTAAGAAAGAATTTCTGGATAAACAGCCATTTGGTAACCAGGCTACGCCAGATGTTGCGTTTGCAGATGCGGCTGCCGCAGAAAAACTGCTGCAAGGTGCCTATGACGGTATGTATAATGAATACCACATCATGGACTTTTTGACCAATGGTGATGCCATTGCAGACAACTGTTACGCAGGCGGAGATAACCCTGCAAACATCCAACTGGATAAATTTACAGTAACCAATACCAACGCAAACGTTACCCGCGACTGGACACAGCTTTATAAAGACATCAAGAACTGTAACCTGATTACAGACAATGTACCTGGAATTGAAGATGCTACACTTGATATAGGCGACAGACGTAAACAAATCCTTGCCGAAGCCCGGATTTTAAGGGGCTATATGTACTTCAATTTGGTAAGGTTATGGGGTTCTGTTCCGCTGGTTACAAAAATACCGACCACTACTGCGGAATTTCAACCACCAAAAGCTAGTGTTGATGCCATTTATGCCCAGATCATAGCTGATTTGGAATATGGGGTAGCCAATGCAAAAACAACTTCGGCAAACAAAGGTATTGTTACCAAAGGAGTAGCAAACGCATTATTAGCTAAAGTATACGCCACTAAGCCCAATGCAGATTGGTCTAAAGTCCTGGAATATACAAATGCAACTATAGCTAACGGCTATTCGCTAATTGGTTACGATCAGTTATGGGATTCGCAACATGATAACAACAGTGAAGCCATTTGGGAAATGCAATATGATGGATGGGGTGGCCTGCATGGCAACTGGATGCCAAGCCAGCTTTTTGGAGCGGGATGGAAAAAATTCAACACCCCTACCAATGATCTTATTGCAACTTATGATGCTGAAGGTGATGTAGTGCGTAAAGCATCCAGCATCCTTTACGATGGCATAGGATGGGATGATGATTACTGGAAAGTTGCAGCGCAGTATCCACACATTCGTAAATACAGAGCAGATGATAAGTCAGATACTTACATCATCCGTTTAGCTGACATTTTACTATTGAAAGCAGAAGCACAAAATGAGTTGAGCACAACAGGCTGGTCACAAGCAAAAACCATTGTAGATCAAATCAGGTTACGTGTTAATCTAGGTGCTACTCCAGCTGCCAGTCAGGCTGCAATGCGCCTGGCACTGGAAAAAGAGCGCCGACTGGAGCTTGCATTTGAAGGACATCGCTGGTTCGATTTACTTCGTACCAACAGGGCCATTACAGTAATGAATGCACAGACCGCCAATGGTGTAAACTTAAACTACAATGTTACGGCGGCAAAACTATTGCTACCTATTCCGCAAACAGAAATTGACAGGAACCAAAACCTGAGGTAA